One genomic region from Pseudoduganella dura encodes:
- a CDS encoding enoyl-CoA hydratase family protein, translated as MKYLQGQPHALPGHRATLADYAARHFLFAVEGGVATVTLNRPERKNPLTFDSYAELRDLFRALAQADDVKAVVIAGAGDDFCSGGDVHEIIGPLTRLDMPGLLAFTRMTGDVVKALRACPQPVIAAIDGICAGAGAMLALASDIRLGTERSRTAFLFTRVGLAGCDMGACALLPRVIGQGRAAELLYTGRSMSGAEGERWGFFNALHAPETVLDAARALAGNLARGPTFAHGMTKKMLQQEWNMGVDEAIEAEAQAQAICMATNDFHRAYHAFVAKQKPAFEGD; from the coding sequence ATGAAATACCTGCAGGGGCAACCGCATGCGCTGCCCGGCCACCGCGCCACGCTGGCGGACTACGCCGCGCGGCACTTCCTGTTCGCGGTGGAAGGGGGCGTGGCCACGGTCACGCTGAACCGGCCGGAACGCAAGAACCCGCTGACGTTCGATTCGTATGCCGAACTGCGCGACCTGTTCCGCGCATTGGCACAGGCGGACGACGTGAAGGCCGTGGTGATCGCCGGGGCCGGCGACGACTTCTGCTCGGGCGGCGACGTGCACGAGATCATCGGCCCGCTGACGCGGCTCGACATGCCGGGCCTGCTGGCCTTCACGCGCATGACGGGCGACGTGGTGAAGGCGCTGCGCGCCTGCCCGCAGCCGGTGATCGCCGCGATCGACGGGATCTGCGCCGGTGCCGGGGCGATGCTGGCGCTGGCGTCCGATATCCGCCTCGGCACGGAGCGCAGCAGGACCGCGTTCCTGTTTACCCGGGTGGGGCTGGCCGGCTGCGACATGGGCGCGTGCGCGCTGCTGCCGCGCGTGATCGGCCAGGGCCGGGCCGCCGAGCTGCTGTACACGGGGCGTTCCATGTCCGGCGCCGAAGGCGAGCGCTGGGGCTTCTTCAATGCGCTGCACGCACCGGAGACGGTGCTCGATGCCGCCCGCGCGCTTGCCGGCAACCTGGCCCGCGGACCGACGTTCGCGCACGGCATGACAAAGAAAATGCTGCAGCAGGAGTGGAACATGGGCGTCGATGAAGCGATCGAGGCGGAAGCGCAGGCGCAGGCGATCTGCATGGCCACCAACGATTTCCACCGCGCCTACCACGCGTTCGTGGCGAAACAGAAACCGGCCTTCGAAGGAGACTGA
- a CDS encoding acyl-CoA dehydrogenase family protein gives MADKAYLDWPFLEQRHRDLERSLDAWAATRLHGAHGSDVDAACRALVRQLGEAGWLRHAVGGKRYGGSGDALDTRALCLIRETLARHEGLADFAFAMQGLGSGAISLFGSAAQKEAYLPRVARGDAIAAFALSEPQAGSDVAALQCAAVRDGDHYVLDGEKTWISNGGIADFYVVFARTGEAPGARGISAFIVDADAAGLAIAERIDVIAPHPLARLRFEGCRTPAHCLVGAAGQGFKVAMATLDVFRTSVAAAALGFARRALDEALAHAASRTMFGQTLADFQLTQVRLAQMATDIDAAALLTCRAAWLRDSGARITKEAAMAKMTATETAQRVIDAAVQMFGAQGVVSGTTVERLYREIRALRIYEGATEVQQLIIARELLRAAPPKGR, from the coding sequence ATGGCGGACAAGGCATACCTGGACTGGCCCTTCCTGGAACAGCGCCACCGCGACCTGGAACGCAGCCTGGATGCGTGGGCGGCCACGCGCCTGCACGGTGCGCACGGCAGCGACGTCGATGCCGCCTGCCGCGCGCTGGTGCGGCAGCTGGGCGAAGCGGGCTGGCTGCGGCACGCGGTCGGCGGCAAGCGATACGGCGGCAGTGGCGATGCGCTCGATACGCGCGCGCTGTGCCTGATCCGCGAGACGCTGGCGCGGCACGAAGGCCTGGCGGACTTCGCGTTCGCGATGCAGGGGCTCGGTTCGGGCGCGATCAGCCTGTTCGGCAGCGCGGCGCAGAAGGAGGCGTACCTGCCGCGCGTGGCGCGCGGCGACGCGATCGCGGCGTTCGCGCTGTCCGAACCGCAGGCCGGCTCCGACGTGGCGGCGCTGCAATGCGCGGCGGTGCGCGACGGCGACCATTACGTGCTCGATGGCGAAAAGACCTGGATCTCCAATGGCGGCATCGCCGATTTCTACGTGGTGTTCGCGCGCACCGGCGAAGCACCGGGGGCGCGCGGCATCAGCGCCTTCATTGTCGACGCCGACGCGGCGGGGCTGGCGATCGCCGAACGCATCGACGTGATCGCGCCGCACCCGCTGGCGCGCCTGCGCTTCGAGGGCTGCCGGACCCCCGCGCATTGCCTGGTCGGTGCAGCGGGGCAGGGCTTCAAGGTGGCGATGGCGACGCTCGACGTGTTCCGCACGTCGGTTGCCGCGGCGGCTCTGGGCTTCGCGCGGCGCGCGCTCGATGAGGCGCTGGCCCATGCCGCCTCGCGCACGATGTTCGGGCAGACGCTGGCCGACTTCCAGCTGACGCAGGTCAGGCTGGCCCAGATGGCGACGGACATCGATGCGGCCGCCTTGCTCACCTGCCGCGCGGCGTGGTTGCGCGACAGCGGTGCAAGGATCACGAAGGAAGCGGCAATGGCGAAGATGACGGCGACGGAAACGGCGCAGCGGGTGATCGACGCGGCGGTACAGATGTTCGGCGCGCAGGGCGTGGTCAGCGGCACGACGGTCGAGCGCCTGTACCGCGAGATCCGCGCGCTGCGCATCTACGAAGGCGCGACGGAAGTGCAGCAGCTGATCATCGCGCGCGAGCTGCTGCGCGCAGCGCCGCCAAAAGGACGATGA